A genomic segment from Nematostella vectensis chromosome 6, jaNemVect1.1, whole genome shotgun sequence encodes:
- the LOC116604450 gene encoding uncharacterized protein LOC116604450, giving the protein MNSTLYIDANPVIVYWTKPFDITQNTRADNDSIKLHLEPVRILSQTLLADSLTQLSSNQSQRFRAIGESLTCRDCYSRDSQEDCDSQANDKSIACAGSTDVCMYSKDENLHVRGCLPLQDFANKKDFCDDHPNLCTIRACDQSMCWA; this is encoded by the exons ATGAACAGCACGCTTTATATTGATGCTAATCCGGTGATCGTCTATTGGACAAAACCGTTTGACATAACGCAAAACACAAGAGCGGATAATGATTCTATCAAACTACATTTAGAACCAGTCAGAATATTAAGCCAAACACTTCTGGCGGACTCACTCACTCAATTGTCATCGAACCAAAGCCAGCGCTTTCGTGCTATCG GTGAATCTCTGACTTGCCGTGATTGCTATAGCCGAGACTCCCAAGAAGACTGTGACTCCCAAGCCAATGATAAGTCCATCGCTTGCGCCGGGTCCACGGACGTCTGCATGTACTCTAAGGATGAAAACTTGCACGTACGGGGATGTCTGCCTCTACAGGACTTCGCTAACAAGAAGGATTTCTGCGATGATCACCCCAATCTCTGCACCATCCGAGCATGCGATCAGAGCATGTGCTGGGCCTGA
- the LOC5521528 gene encoding uncharacterized protein LOC5521528 isoform X2 encodes MVRAASGPESPFETAFNDLIEVIPELAEPEMYNSNAQIVPEQDSSSFLMKGHLEEAKLYGSDTNLTKVKEEPSGTMTLECHYTTPLPSHAASYLPVWLTTSLMLDQDRGLTSDPFISRRIPDAESFGELQWYPVKHEPTDHGDQLLIQQTQHIVQATSFAPESRDYFMELHRNPSISNIHLEAEPSWCGGFEDEDPFVNMDNTTDLSELSSDPCLSENNSDTEITEVKPRDETVERNEKIWFGRTAASSLHPRCVPEGPFPKKESKKSKATFKSGRPRLCQFLIELLSKPERYSHLIEWVDEEKGIFKFINSTKVAREWGERRNKPFMKYENFARSLRTYIAKGILTKPRSKLVYRFSNV; translated from the exons ATGGTGAGAGCAGCATCGGGACCAGAAAGCCCCTTCGAGACAGCATTCAACGATTTAATTGAAG TCATTCCAGAATTAGCAGAACCAGAGATGTACAACTCAAACGCGCAGATTGTTCCCG agCAAGACTCGTCGTCTTTTCTAATGAAAGGACACTTAGAAGAAG CCAAGCTATACGGCAGCGACACCAACCTTACGAAAGTCAAGGAAGAACCATCAGGAACGATGACATTAGAGTGTCACtacaccacccccctcccatcacACGCGGCAAGCTACCTACCAGTCTGGCTAACCACTAGCCTCATGCTAGACCAAGACCGTGGGCTCACGTCAGACCCATTCATCTCTCGACGTATCCCGGATGCAGAGAGTTTCGGGGAACTACAGTGGTACCCGGTCAAGCATGAGCCAACGGACCACGGAGACCAATTGCTCATCCAGCAAACACAGCACATAGTGCAGGCAACTTCATTTGCCCCAGAGTCACGTGACTACTTCATGGAGCTCCACCGGAATCCCAGTATTAGCAATATTCACTTGGAGGCTGAGCCTAGCTGGTGCGGGGGATTTGAGGACGAGGACCCTTTCGTCAACATGGACAATACAACCGACTTATCCGAGTTGTCGAGCGATCCCTGCCTTTCCGAGAACAACAGCGACACAGAAATAACCGAAGTCAAGCCCAGAGACGAGACTGTCGAACGCAACGAGAAAATCTGGTTCGGTCGCACTGCAGCGTCGTCTCTGCATCCGCGCTGTGTCCCCGAGGGTCCGTTTCCGAAAAAAGAGAGCAAGAAAAGTAAGGCGACGTTTAAGTCTGGTCGACCGCGCCTGTGTCAGTTTCTTATTGAACTCCTAAGTAAACCGGAGCGGTACTCCCATCTGATCGAGTGGGTCGACGAGGAGAAGGGGATCTTCAAGTTCATCAACTCGACCAAGGTTGCACGTGAGTGGGGAGAGAGGCGAAATAAGCCTTTCATGAAGTACGAGAACTTTGCGCGCTCTCTGCGCACATACATCGCCAAGGGAATTTTAACAAAACCACGCAGCAAACTTGTATATCGCTTCTCCAACGTTTGA
- the LOC125567987 gene encoding epididymal secretory glutathione peroxidase-like — MDNNTTFVGRLSLVCQPNVLNHIQTQCPSPDGMIMGNHDDIIWSSVKSGDISWNFEKFLIDHHGKPVHRLPSVNSKEQIWKADRKLPIRDGNSSGGLFLGLLDNHYHHNYHHIHDHHIHRD; from the exons atggataataatacgacgtttgttGGCCGATTGTCGCTAGTCTGTCAACCCAACGTCTTGAACCACATACAA ACCCAGTGCCCCTCCCCTGACGGGATGATCATGGGTAACCACGATGACATCATCTGGTCGTCTGTCAAGAGCGGCGACATCAGCTGGAACTTTGAGAAATTCCTCATCGACCATCACGGGAAGCCTGTGCACCGATTACCGAGCGTCAATTCAAAAGAGCAAATTTGGAAGGCTGATCGCAAACTGCCAATCAGAGATGGGAACAGTTCAGGAGGACTTTTCCTTGGACTTTTagataatcattatcatcataactaTCATCACATTCATGATCATCACATTCATCGTGATTGA
- the LOC5521417 gene encoding arginine kinase yields MADAAEAEKYRSKNAYPVPLKSAKCNPKCLLKKYLTNQVFDQLKTKKTKRGVSLWDCINSGVVNLDSGTGVYAGDEESYTVFAPLFDKVIEDYHSPYKLKDGHTSDMNPDRVNAPDLDPDNRFIRSTRIRVGRNLKGYGLAPSLTKKERVELEKKVVGVLTSLTGDLAGKYYPLTGMDEVTREQLVNDHFLFKKGDRFLDAAGCNKEWPEGRGIFHNNEKTFLVWVNEEDQLRIISMEMGSDIGSVFSRLCRAVNELDKKLGFQHTKSHGYLTSCPTNLGTGMRASVHVKIPHAKDHPEFDKICEKFHIQARGIHGEHSESTGEDAGVYDISNKRRLGLSEVQCVQDMYNGVKSLLEIERAAIEKQRSVFPEALNKEECKSLLKKYLTAEMFNSLKDKKTAKGISLYDCINSGVVNLDSSCGVYAGDEESYSLFSPLFDKIVEHYHAPYKLADKHTSDMNPEKVTAPNLDPDGVFIRSTRIRVARNLKGYALTPGLTRKERNEIEKKVTEVLCSLTGDLAGKYYPLTGMDEATRQKLVDDHFLFKKGDRFLEAAGVNKLWPEGRGIFHNNDKTFLVWINEEDQLRIISMEKGSDIGSVFSRLCRAVNELDKKLGFQHTDAHGYLSGCPTNLGTGMRASVHVKIPKASEHPDFQKICDEFHIQARGIHGEHSVSTGEDAGVFDISNKRRLGLSEVQCVQDMYNGVKKLLEIEKAA; encoded by the exons ATGGCCGACGCCGCTGAAGCCGAAAA ATATCGATCCAAGAATGCTTACCCAGTACCGCTGAAGAGCGCCAAATGCAACCCTAAATGCCTTTTGAAGAAGTACCTCACAAACCAGGTGTTTGACCAACTCAAGACTAAGAAAACCAAGCGAGGGGTCAGCCTGTGGGATTGCATCAACTCGGGCGTGGTGAACTTGGACTCTGGCACGGGCGTCTACGCTG GGGATGAAGAGTCCTACACGGTGTTTGCCCCGTTGTTCGATAAAGTCATCGAGGACTACCATTCGCCCTACAAGCTCAAGGATGGCCATACCTCGGACATGAATCCGGACAGGGTGAATGCTCCGGACCTTGATCCAGACAACCGCTTTATCCGATCAACGCGTATCCGCGTCGGGCGTAACTTGAAAGGGTATGGTCTTGCCCCAAGTCTTACCAAGAAGGAAAGGGTGGAGCTAGAGAAGAAG GTTGTCGGAGTTCTTACCTCTCTGACAGGCGACCTCGCTGGCAAGTATTACCCGCTGACTGGTATGGACGAGGTGACCAGAGAGCAGCTGGTTAATGACCATTTCCTGTTCAAAAAGGGTGACCGCTTCCTGGACGCTGCCGGATGCAACAAGGAGTGGCCTGAAG GTAGAGGAATTTTCCACAACAATGAAAAGACCTTCCTGGTCTGGGTGAACGAAGAAGATCAGCTTCGTATCATCAGCATGGAGATGGGCAGTGACATCGGCTCTGTCTTCAGCAGACTCTGCCGCGCTGTTAACGAGCTGGACAAGAAGCTTGGCTTCCAGCACACCAAGAGCCATGGTTACCTGACGTCCTGCCCAACTAACCTCGGCACAGGCATGCGTGCAAGCGTCCACGTGAAGATCCCTCACGCAAAGGACCACCCCGAGTTTGACAAGATCTGTGAGAAGTTTCACATCCAGGCGCGTGGAATCCACGGAGAGCACTCCGAGTCTACTGGAGAAGACGCTGGTGTTTATGACATAAGTAACAAGAGAAGGCTGGGCTTGTCTGAGGTGCAGTGCGTGCAGGACATGTACAATGGCGTCAAGAGTCTGCTGGAGATTGAAAGAGCCGCCATTGA GAAACAGCGCTCCGTGTTCCCTGAAGCCCTGAACAAGGAGGAGTGCAAGTCCTTGCTGAAGAAGTACCTCACTGCTGAGATGTTCAACTCCCTCAAGGATAAGAAGACTGCTAAGGGAATCTCCCTTTACGACTGCATCAACTCTGGTGTGGTCAACCTGGACTCGTCATGTGGAGTATACGCAG GTGACGAGGAGAGCTATTCCCTCTTTTCCCCTCTCTTTGACAAAATTGTGGAGCACTACCATGCCCCTTACAAGCTTGCGGACAAGCACACCTCCGACATGAACCCGGAGAAGGTGACTGCACCGAACCTGGACCCGGATGGCGTCTTTATCAGGTCCACGCGAATCCGAGTAGCGCGCAACCTGAAGGGATACGCCCTCACCCCTGGACTCACACGGAAGGAGAGGAACGAGATCGAGAAGAAG GTCACGGAGGTGTTGTGCTCTCTGACTGGCGACCTTGCTGGCAAGTATTACCCGCTGACTGGTATGGACGAGGCGACCAGGCAGAAGCTTGTCGACGATCACTTTCTTTTCAAGAAAG GTGATCGCTTCCTGGAAGCAGCTGGCGTCAACAAGCTCTGGCCAGAAGGGCGTGGCATATTCCACAATAACGATAAGACCTTCCTGGTCTGGATAAACGAGGAGGATCAGCTACGTATCATCAGCATGGAGAAGGGCAGTGACATCGGCTCTGTCTTCAGCAGACTCTGCCGCGCTGTTAACGAGCTGGACAAGAAGCTTGGCTTCCAGCACACAGACGCACACGGTTATCTCTCGGGCTGCCCCACCAACCTCGGTACAGGCATGCGCGCTAGTGTTCACGTCAAGATCCCCAAGGCAAGCGAGCATCCCGACTTCCAGAAGATCTGCGATGAGTTCCACATCCAGGCGCGTGGTATTCATGGAGAGCACTCGGTATCTACTGGAGAGGACGCAGGTGTGTTTGACATCAGTAACAAGAGAAGGCTGGGCTTGTCCGAGGTGCAGTGCGTGCAGGACATGTACAATGGCGTCAAGAAGCTCCTAGAGATCGAGAAGGCCGCCTAA
- the LOC5521528 gene encoding uncharacterized protein LOC5521528 isoform X1: MVTCMIFQNYVMVRAASGPESPFETAFNDLIEVIPELAEPEMYNSNAQIVPEQDSSSFLMKGHLEEAKLYGSDTNLTKVKEEPSGTMTLECHYTTPLPSHAASYLPVWLTTSLMLDQDRGLTSDPFISRRIPDAESFGELQWYPVKHEPTDHGDQLLIQQTQHIVQATSFAPESRDYFMELHRNPSISNIHLEAEPSWCGGFEDEDPFVNMDNTTDLSELSSDPCLSENNSDTEITEVKPRDETVERNEKIWFGRTAASSLHPRCVPEGPFPKKESKKSKATFKSGRPRLCQFLIELLSKPERYSHLIEWVDEEKGIFKFINSTKVAREWGERRNKPFMKYENFARSLRTYIAKGILTKPRSKLVYRFSNV; encoded by the exons ATGGTAACATGTATGATTTTTCAGAATTACGTTATGGTGAGAGCAGCATCGGGACCAGAAAGCCCCTTCGAGACAGCATTCAACGATTTAATTGAAG TCATTCCAGAATTAGCAGAACCAGAGATGTACAACTCAAACGCGCAGATTGTTCCCG agCAAGACTCGTCGTCTTTTCTAATGAAAGGACACTTAGAAGAAG CCAAGCTATACGGCAGCGACACCAACCTTACGAAAGTCAAGGAAGAACCATCAGGAACGATGACATTAGAGTGTCACtacaccacccccctcccatcacACGCGGCAAGCTACCTACCAGTCTGGCTAACCACTAGCCTCATGCTAGACCAAGACCGTGGGCTCACGTCAGACCCATTCATCTCTCGACGTATCCCGGATGCAGAGAGTTTCGGGGAACTACAGTGGTACCCGGTCAAGCATGAGCCAACGGACCACGGAGACCAATTGCTCATCCAGCAAACACAGCACATAGTGCAGGCAACTTCATTTGCCCCAGAGTCACGTGACTACTTCATGGAGCTCCACCGGAATCCCAGTATTAGCAATATTCACTTGGAGGCTGAGCCTAGCTGGTGCGGGGGATTTGAGGACGAGGACCCTTTCGTCAACATGGACAATACAACCGACTTATCCGAGTTGTCGAGCGATCCCTGCCTTTCCGAGAACAACAGCGACACAGAAATAACCGAAGTCAAGCCCAGAGACGAGACTGTCGAACGCAACGAGAAAATCTGGTTCGGTCGCACTGCAGCGTCGTCTCTGCATCCGCGCTGTGTCCCCGAGGGTCCGTTTCCGAAAAAAGAGAGCAAGAAAAGTAAGGCGACGTTTAAGTCTGGTCGACCGCGCCTGTGTCAGTTTCTTATTGAACTCCTAAGTAAACCGGAGCGGTACTCCCATCTGATCGAGTGGGTCGACGAGGAGAAGGGGATCTTCAAGTTCATCAACTCGACCAAGGTTGCACGTGAGTGGGGAGAGAGGCGAAATAAGCCTTTCATGAAGTACGAGAACTTTGCGCGCTCTCTGCGCACATACATCGCCAAGGGAATTTTAACAAAACCACGCAGCAAACTTGTATATCGCTTCTCCAACGTTTGA